The following proteins are encoded in a genomic region of Takifugu flavidus isolate HTHZ2018 chromosome 3, ASM371156v2, whole genome shotgun sequence:
- the LOC130522032 gene encoding RNA-binding protein 4.1-like has product MVKIFVGNLPREANQEEIKALFTEYGTVTECAIIKNYAFVHMDDRKAATKAIKSLHLHKLHGTAINVEASHGKNPGAVKLHVANVEKGADDELRALFEEYGSVTECAVVKNFAFVHMSNSDEAMDAIKGLDNTEFQGKRIHVQISKSRPRHEEQDAYPPPPPPPDCGGYWPPHYPGDRPEPPPPGYMRGRISHMPPGYPAPPLPPPPPRRAVYPDRPYDGERDRYGVVDYYEKYRARPYGMTYDAQRPGVPPPPPPPPAVVRDRLITPSIDPYDRRPIPPPPSSYYARERSPLRRAPPAPVPPASNGHSYERSRLSPVSRVPAYGVPRARDPFTERLPPPPPARYTY; this is encoded by the exons ATGGTGAAGATTTTTGTCGGAAATCTGCCCCGAGAGGCAAACCAGGAGGAAATCAAGGCACTCTTCACAGAATATGGCACAGTGACAGAGTGTGCCATCATCAAGAACTACGCCTTTGTTCACATGGATGACCGCAAGGCCGCCACAAAGGCAATAAAGAGCCTCCACCTGCACAAGCTTCACGGAACAGCAATCAACGTAGAAGCCAGCCACGGGAAGAACCCCGGCGCCGTCAAGTTGCACGTTGCAAATGTAGAAAAGGGTGCTGACGATGAGCTCCGCGCACTCTTCGAAGAGTACGGCTCTGTCACAGAGTGTGCTGTCGTTAAGAATTTTGCTTTTGTCCACATGTCAAATTCAGATGAGGCCATGGATGCAATTAAGGGACTGGATAACACTGAATTTCAAG gAAAACGTATCCATGTCCAGATTTCAAAGAGTCGTCCCAGACATGAAGAACAGGATGcctatcctcctcctcctcctcccccagacTGCGGTGGCTATTGGCCTCCTCATTACCCAGGGGACCgaccagagccccccccacctggtTACATGAGAGGCCGCATTAGCCATATGCCCCCTGGTTACCCTGCCCCTCCTTtgccgccccctcctcctcgaAGGGCTGTTTACCCTGACCGACCATACGATGGCGAGAGGGATAGATATGGCGTGGTAGACTACTACGAGAAGTATAGAGCCCGTCCTTACGGCATGACCTACGATGCCCAGCGTCCCggtgtccctcctcctccccctccccctccggcCGTTGTCAGAGATCGCCTTATAACCCCATCGATTGACCCGTACGATCGTCGGCCCATCCCCCCACCGCCGTCGTCGTACTACGCCCGAGAACGCAGCCCCCTCAGGAGAGCGCCCCCTGCGCCGGTGCCCCCTGCCAGTAATGGCCATTCCTACGAGCGCTCCCGACTCTCACCTGTTTCCCGTGTCCCGGCGTATGGAGTTCCACGTGCCAGGGACCCATTCACAGAACGGTTgcctccgccgccgcctgcACGTTATACTTATTGA